A stretch of DNA from Catenulispora acidiphila DSM 44928:
GCGGGCCAAGATCGACGATCCGGTCGCCCTGGCGCGGGGACGGGAGCTGGACAGCCATGTGCAGGCGGTGCTGGAGCGGGAGGGGCTGATCCGGTGAACGCGGTTTCCCAGGATCCTGAGACGGCCGCGGCGCTAGAGCGGTGGCGGATGATCCTCGGCGCGCCGGCGTCCGCGGGCATGCCGCTCAGCGACGGGAACGCTGCGCGCGACGCGGCGTTGGACTGGCTGTACGGCCGGGACGACGAGCTGGCGCGGCGCGGCGTCCGCAAGGGCGGCGCGGCGGACAGCGGCGGACCGAAGGGCGCCGGCGGCAGCGCGGATTCGGTGCTCACCACCGTCGACTGGCTGGACGGGATCACGCGGCTGTTCCCGAAGGAGACCGTCGAGCGGCTGACCCGCGACGCCGTCGACCGGTATCAGATCCATGACATCGTCACCGACCCGAAGGTGCTGGAGCGCGTCGAGCCGAGCCCGGCGCTGCTGAAGGCGGTGCTGCGGACCAAGCACCTGATGGATCCGAAGGTGCTGGAGCTGGCGCGCAAGCTGGTCTCCGCGGTGATCGCCGAGCTGATGCGCAAGCTGGCGACCGAGGTGCGCGTGTCGTTCTCCGGGACCCGGCTGCGCCGTCCGTCGCAGGTGCGGCTGGCGCGCAACTTCGACGTGAAGCGCACCCTGCGCGGCAACCTCGGCCACTACCAGCCGGAGGAGCGCAAGCTCTACATAGAGGACGCGCACTTCTTCACCCGCTCGCGCCGCCACGTCGACAACTGGCAGGTGATCCTGCTGGTCGACCAGTCGGGCTCGATGGTCTCGTCGGTCATCCACTCGGCGGTGACGGCCGCCTGCCTGTGGGGACTGCCGGGCGTGCGCACGCACCTGGTCGCGTTCGACACGTCGGTGGTGGACCTGACCAGCGACGTCACCGACCCGGTGGAATTGCTGATGAAGGTCCAACTCGGCGGCGGCACCGACATCGCCAAGGCCGTGACCTACGCCGGCGACCTGGTCGCGAACCCCCGCCGCACCATCGTGGCCCTGATATCAGACCTCTACGAAGGCGGCAGCGAAACCAACCTCCTGCGCGGCGCCCGCTCCCTGATCGAGCAAGGCTGCCGCTTCCTAGCCCTGTGCGCCCTCGACGAGGAAGCCAACCCCGCCTTCAACCGCGACCTGGCCGAACGCCTCGCGACCCTCGGCGCCCAAGTCGGCGCCATGACCCCCGGCGAACTCGCGGCGTTCGTAGCGGAGGCAGTGAACTCATGACCCCCCGAGCGGACCTCCTCGCCCTCACCGAGGACGCCCTCGTCTCCCTGACCAACCGCGGCCTGTACAAGCGCGCAGCAAAGGAGGTCGCCGCCGGCACAGGACCCTCCATCACCGAGGACGCCGATGCCGTCCGCGGCACCTTCCCCGACGGCGTGATCTGCGCCCTACCCCTCGGCGGCCTGGAAGCAGCAACCTGCACCTGCGGCGCACCAGGCACCTGCCGCCACGTCGTCGCGGTGGTACTGGCCTACCGCGCCACCGCATCGGACGCCCCGGACGCATTCGAGGACTGGTCCCCAGCCGAATTCACCGACACCCAACTGGAAACCCTCCTCGGCAAACGCACCTTCACCACAGCCACCCGCCGCCTCACCACCGGCTACCTAGCCCGCGTCCACAAGGCCACCCCCACCGAACCGGCCCCCTGGGTCGAACTCCCCAACTGCTCAGTCCGCTTCCTCGTCCCCCACGACCTCGCCTACGCCCGCACCGACGCCCGCGACACCAAGGAAGCCATAGCCCTAGCCGTATGGGCCTGGCGCGCCTGGGAGGCCCGCAAGCAGACAACAGGCGAGCCGGAGGACCGCCACTTCGCCGTCGGCGGACCGGAGGAGAGCGCGGCGGCTGATCGCGCGGGCAGGGCAGGCGCGGGCACGATCGGCGCGAGTGATGTCGGCGAGCTGCGGCCAGCTGCCGGTGCGGCGAAACCAGGCGCTAGCGCGGGCTCGGGTGGCGCGGGCGACACAAATGCGAGTGGTGGCGGCCGCTATGTGGCCGCTGCCGACTTGAACTCAGGCGTGGGAGGCGCGGGCTCAGGCGGCGCCAGCAGGACAGATGCAAGTGATGGCGGCGCGAGGTTGGCGGCTGGCGGCGCGAGCGGCACAGGCTCGGGTGATGGCGTCGAGGACCAGGTGGCTGCGGGTGCGAACTCTGGTGCTGGCGTTGCGGGATCGGCTGGCGTTGGCGGGACAAATGCGAGCGATGGCGGCGAGCTGCGGGCGGCTGCCGGTGCGGCGAACTCAGGCGCTGGCAGTGCGGGCTCGGGTGATAGCGGCGAGGACCAGGCGGCTGCAGGTGCGAGCTCTGGTGCTGGCGGCGCGGCGAACTCTGGTGCTGGCGGCGCGGGCTCGGGTCGTGGCGGCGAGCGGCTGGTTGCTGTTGGCGCGGGCTCGGGTCGTGGCGGCGAGCGGCTGGTTGCTGTTGGCGCGGGCTCGGGCGTTGGCGGTGTTAGCTCAGGCGGCGTGAACTCGCGTGCTGCTGGCGCGAGCTCGGGTGCTGGCGGTGCTGGCTCGGGTGTGGATGGTGTTCCGGAACCGAGCGGCAGCGGTAGCCAGGCAGATGAAGCTGGTGTGGCTGAACCGCTCGGCTCTGCTGTTGATTTGGCTGCCGATATCTTTCTTACCGGCGTCTCGAACTTGGCTGCCGGGTTTACGCCGCGGCTGGCTCGGGTGCGGCGGGATCTTGAGGGGGCGGGGTTTCGGTGGGTGGTGCTTGCGGCTGAGGATTTGGCTGATCAGTTGGCTGCGCATGCTGGGCGGGGGGCGCGGCATCAGCAGGTCCTGGTCGCGGATCTGCTCGCCGAACTCGTTGCGCGCGCTCGGGTTGCGGGGGCGGCGGTGGGGCAGCCTCGGTCGCGGGTGTTGGGGACTGGGGAGGCGGCTGAGGTGGCGTTGCGGCGGTTGCGGTTGACCGCGCTGGGGTGTCGTGTGCAGGCGGTGGGGGAGGATCGCAGGGCTCTGGTTTTTCTTGCTGATCCTGCTGCGGGGATTGTGCTGACGCTTGATGGTCGGTATCAGGGTGCGGCTACGGGTGCTGATCTGGCCGGGCGGCGGTTGGCGGGGAGCACCGTTGGCGTGTTGGCCGGCGGCAATGTTGTGACCGAGACTGCGCATCGGCGTGCTGATCGGCGGTTGCGGTTGGCTGTGAATCGGGTCGCGCGGACGACCGTCAGTCAGTCCGGTGGCGCCTGGAGTCATCTGCCCAGCACGTTGTTGGCGCGCGATCTTGATGCGCTGGCTGCCGAGTTCGATCGGCTGCCGCCGCGTCTGGTGCGGCCGCGGGTCGATGCCGAGGACGTTCGGGTGGTGGAGATCGCAGAGGTCGAACATCTCTGGTACGAGCCCGGCAGTCAGCGGCTGACCGCCGTGGTGCATGGTGTGGCGGGCGGTACGGCGCGCGTCGTCTCCGAGCATCGCGCCATAGCGCCCGGCGCGCTTGATGCACTGGCTGAGGCGTTGCATCGCGAGCCGCGCTACATTTCCGCGACCGTGCGGCGGGGGCGGGGCGGCTTGGTGCTGACGCCGATCGCGGTGGTCGCCGACGGGCGCGTCGTCGTGCCCGATCTGGCGTTCGGCGACGGGTCCAAGGATCTCGACGACGGCGTCGCGCCGACCCCCGACCCCCTCACCGCGGCTATCGAGAGCGCCGTCGAGCTGCTCGCCGAGATGGCGCACCGGGGTGCGCGGCGGCTGCCGCAGTCGTTCGGGACGCGCCTGGACGCGACCGCCGAGCGGCTCGACGGCGCCGGGCTCGGACGCTGCGCCGCCGATCTTCGTGGCCTGAATCGCCTGCTCGGTCCAGACCCGGGACGTCCGGCGTTCGACGCGTGGGCTGACGCCGCGATCCGCCTGATTACGACAGCGGAACTGCGCTGAGAGGGTACGGCGCCGACCGATCGAAAACCCGCCGCCGACGCCACACCCATGCGCGTCGGCGGCGATCCGCCACCTCAGTCCGCGATCTTGCCCATCAGGTCACCGATCCGCTGCGCCGGCTCCGGTCCGACCTCGCGGTCGACCAGGTGCACCACGGCCTCGCCGGAGCGGAGCGCGCGCAGCGTGCCGGCGTCGGCGGTCATCGCCGCCGGGACCGTGTACAGCACCGTCGGCGCCAGGTGCAGCCGCTCGTACTTGCGCAGCCAGTCGATGACGCCGGAGCGCCGCCGCCGCACCAGCGACATGTCCATGACGATCAGCTGCGGATGCTCGGCGACCAGGGCCGCCATCGCGTCGTTCTCGCTGGCTGCCTGGACCACGCGCATCCCGTCCCGCTCCAGCGAGATCGCGAAGCTGGCCGCCAGATCCGGGTTCTCCTCGATCAGCAGCACCCGCGGCGCCGCCACCTGCTCCGGTGTCAGAGCCCTGAGTAGCGCGGACGGATCGGCGCCACGCCGTGCGGTCGCCGACATCGCCGCGGCCGGAACAGCGCCGAGCCCGGCGGTGACGAACAGCGGGATGCCCGAGTCGGCCGCCGCGGCGCGCAGCGTGTGCAGCGCGGCCCGCGTCACCGGCACGCCGACGGGGTCCGCCAGCAACGCCACCGGCCGCGCGGTCCCGGTCTCGCTCAGCTGCGCGGGCGCCTTCAACGCGGTCGGCGCGTACCCCTGCGCGGCCAACACCTGCTCCGCGCCGATCTCCGGCGTCGGCCAGACCAGCAGCGTCGGCGGGTTCCCGGGCTCGTTCGCACCCGGCGGCGGCCACGCCTCGCCACCGGCCGGATCCGGTTCCTCCGGATTCGGCCACGCCTGCGGCTCGCTCATCGCGGGCTTCGGCGCCGCGAACGGCGAGGGCGGCAGGGCACCGAACGGCGAGGCGGCGGCCGCCTCACCGAGGAATGGCGCGGGTGTCTGGATCGGCGCCTGTGCCTGCGGCGGCTGTGGACTTGATTGAGGCTGAGGTTGAGCCGGCTGCGGCACCGCGAGCCCGAACCCCGAACCCTGCACCTCACCGAAAGGTGACGGC
This window harbors:
- a CDS encoding SWIM zinc finger family protein, which produces MTPRADLLALTEDALVSLTNRGLYKRAAKEVAAGTGPSITEDADAVRGTFPDGVICALPLGGLEAATCTCGAPGTCRHVVAVVLAYRATASDAPDAFEDWSPAEFTDTQLETLLGKRTFTTATRRLTTGYLARVHKATPTEPAPWVELPNCSVRFLVPHDLAYARTDARDTKEAIALAVWAWRAWEARKQTTGEPEDRHFAVGGPEESAAADRAGRAGAGTIGASDVGELRPAAGAAKPGASAGSGGAGDTNASGGGRYVAAADLNSGVGGAGSGGASRTDASDGGARLAAGGASGTGSGDGVEDQVAAGANSGAGVAGSAGVGGTNASDGGELRAAAGAANSGAGSAGSGDSGEDQAAAGASSGAGGAANSGAGGAGSGRGGERLVAVGAGSGRGGERLVAVGAGSGVGGVSSGGVNSRAAGASSGAGGAGSGVDGVPEPSGSGSQADEAGVAEPLGSAVDLAADIFLTGVSNLAAGFTPRLARVRRDLEGAGFRWVVLAAEDLADQLAAHAGRGARHQQVLVADLLAELVARARVAGAAVGQPRSRVLGTGEAAEVALRRLRLTALGCRVQAVGEDRRALVFLADPAAGIVLTLDGRYQGAATGADLAGRRLAGSTVGVLAGGNVVTETAHRRADRRLRLAVNRVARTTVSQSGGAWSHLPSTLLARDLDALAAEFDRLPPRLVRPRVDAEDVRVVEIAEVEHLWYEPGSQRLTAVVHGVAGGTARVVSEHRAIAPGALDALAEALHREPRYISATVRRGRGGLVLTPIAVVADGRVVVPDLAFGDGSKDLDDGVAPTPDPLTAAIESAVELLAEMAHRGARRLPQSFGTRLDATAERLDGAGLGRCAADLRGLNRLLGPDPGRPAFDAWADAAIRLITTAELR
- a CDS encoding VWA domain-containing protein; amino-acid sequence: MILGAPASAGMPLSDGNAARDAALDWLYGRDDELARRGVRKGGAADSGGPKGAGGSADSVLTTVDWLDGITRLFPKETVERLTRDAVDRYQIHDIVTDPKVLERVEPSPALLKAVLRTKHLMDPKVLELARKLVSAVIAELMRKLATEVRVSFSGTRLRRPSQVRLARNFDVKRTLRGNLGHYQPEERKLYIEDAHFFTRSRRHVDNWQVILLVDQSGSMVSSVIHSAVTAACLWGLPGVRTHLVAFDTSVVDLTSDVTDPVELLMKVQLGGGTDIAKAVTYAGDLVANPRRTIVALISDLYEGGSETNLLRGARSLIEQGCRFLALCALDEEANPAFNRDLAERLATLGAQVGAMTPGELAAFVAEAVNS